CTGGAAAATGCCGTAGTAACAGTAAGGAATAATATTCCGGTCAAAATCAAAGATGTAGCTTTTGTCAATCTGGGACCAGCTCCACGCAGAGGGGGATTGGATAAAGAAGGCGTGGAAGCTGTTGGTGGCGTTGTTGTTGCCCGTTTCGGTGCAAATCCGCTGGAGGTAATTGACAATGTAAAAGCAAAAATAGTTGAGATGGAAGCCGGGCTTCCGCAAAAAACGTTGTCCGACGGTTCTATATCCAAAGTTACCGTAGTGCCTTTCTATGACCGCTCCGGTTTAATACATGAAACTATTGGTACATTGGAATCTGCATTGGCTCACGAAATACTGATTTCCATTATTGTGGTTATCGTATTGGTGTTTAATCTCAGAGCTTCTTTGATCATTTCCAGCATTCTGCCACTTGGCGTATTGGCAACCTTTATATTTATGAAATATCTTGGAGTAGAAGCCAATATTGTAGCCCTTTCGGGTATTGCCATCGCTATCGAAGTGATGGTTGACGTGGGGGTTGTCTTTGTGGAAAGCATAATCCGCTACATGGAAGAAGAACGGAAACAAGGTATTGAAAGCAAAGGAAAGGCATTTGTAAATTTAATCTCAAAAGCCGTTTCTGAAGTATCGGGCGCCATCACTACTGCGATGCTCACCACCATCGTCAGCTTTCTGCCCGTATTTGCTATGGAAGCACAGGAAGGTAAACTATTTCGCCCATTGGCATTTACCAAAACTTTTGCCATTACATCTGCATTCATTTTAGGATTGATAGTGATACCAACGATTGCCTACTATGTTTTTTCAATAAAAATTGAACGGAAAAAACTAAGAAGGATAATGAATTATATCTTAGTGGTATTGGGTATTGCTTTGTGGATTTACAGCGGAGTTTTTGCAGCTGTAGCTTTGACATTTATCGGGTTAAATAACCTTTTCATCAGCCGGTGGAAAGGAGAACGCATTGCCAATTACGTCAATATTGCTATTACACTGGTAGTAGTTCTCTCCTATCTTTCAGAAGAATGGCTGCCGTTGGGCACTCAGGCGAAATTATCCACAAATTTTGTATTTGTATTTATGGCGATTGCCTTTGTACTCGGACTCCTTTGGTTATTGGTTATTTATTATGAAAAGATATTGAGATGGGCATTGACCCACCGTTGGAAATTTATGGCAATTCCAATCCTGACATTGTTTTGGGGTATGCTTGCCTGGCAGGGAACGGACAAAACTTTTGGTTTTGTCGCCAAAGGTTTTGAAAGTGCCGGCTGGAAAAGTTTTAAGGAAACTGGTTTTTGGCAAAAGTCAACCAAAATGTTTCCCGGTATGGGACAGGAATTTATGCCGAGTTTAAACGAAGGTTCTTTTCTGCTGATGCCCACAACTATGCCCCATACAGGTGTTCAACAGAATCTGCAATATATTCAAACTTTGGACAGGCGTATTCAAAATATTCCCGAGGTAGAACTTACGGTTGGAAAATGGGGACGTGTAAATTCTGCATTAGACCCCGCTCCCACACAAATGTTTGAAAATACCATCAACTACATTCCGGAATACATTTTAAATGAAGAAGGACACCGGGAGCGATTTCAGGTAAATAAAAAAGGAGAATATGAATTAATCGGGGGTCAAACATACAATCCTGAAAGCGGGTTCAGAAAAATACCTAAAGACAGTTTAATCACAGATAAAAACGGCAAATTTTTCAGACAATGGCGACCTGAAATAAAGAAAACTGACGATATATGGCAGGCAATCGTCAACGCATCGCATTTACCGGGGATGACTTCTGCTCCCAAACTTCAACCCATAGAAGCAAGATTAGTTATGCTTGCTACAGGAATGCGTGCACCCATGGGGTTGAAAATTTCAGGACCGGATTTGGAGTCTATTGCAACTGCCGGAAAAGAATTGGAAACGGCTCTAAAAGGAGTTCCATCTGTTATCCCATCTACTGTGTTTTATGATCGTGCTATCGGTGCACCTTATGTGGAGATTCATTTGGACAGAAATAAAATGGCGAGATACGGCATCACAGTAGAAGATTTACAGGAAGTGATAAGTTCGGCTGTTGGCGGAATGACATTAACCACTACCGTAGAAGGTCGGGAACGTTTTCCGGTAAGGCTTCGCTATCCACGTGAACTGAGAGACCATCCCGAGGCATTGAAAAAAATAATAATTCCTACCGGAACGGGAACGCAGATACCTCTGGAAGAGGTAGCCCATATAGGGTACGCAAAAGGCGCTCAGATGATACAAAGCGAAAACACCTTTTTAATCGGGTATGTAATTTTTGACAAAATCAGCGGAAAAGCGGAGGTTGAC
This region of Bacteroidota bacterium genomic DNA includes:
- a CDS encoding efflux RND transporter permease subunit, which encodes MLNKFINYFLNNRVVTLLLLLTVLIWGLVTAPFNWHQNLLPNNPVPVDAIPNLGDNQQIVATEWMGRSPKDIQEQITYPLTTSLLGMPGVKTIRSTSMFGMSFIYIIFEENVEFYWSRSRILEKLNSLPAGTLPTGVTPTLGPDATALGQVFWYTLEGRNPKTGKPTGGWDPDELRTIQDFYAKYSLSSAEGVSEVASIGGFIKEYQVDINPDALRAYNLTIMDVMTAIQKSNLDIGAETIEVNKVEYLVRGLGYIKTVEDLENAVVTVRNNIPVKIKDVAFVNLGPAPRRGGLDKEGVEAVGGVVVARFGANPLEVIDNVKAKIVEMEAGLPQKTLSDGSISKVTVVPFYDRSGLIHETIGTLESALAHEILISIIVVIVLVFNLRASLIISSILPLGVLATFIFMKYLGVEANIVALSGIAIAIEVMVDVGVVFVESIIRYMEEERKQGIESKGKAFVNLISKAVSEVSGAITTAMLTTIVSFLPVFAMEAQEGKLFRPLAFTKTFAITSAFILGLIVIPTIAYYVFSIKIERKKLRRIMNYILVVLGIALWIYSGVFAAVALTFIGLNNLFISRWKGERIANYVNIAITLVVVLSYLSEEWLPLGTQAKLSTNFVFVFMAIAFVLGLLWLLVIYYEKILRWALTHRWKFMAIPILTLFWGMLAWQGTDKTFGFVAKGFESAGWKSFKETGFWQKSTKMFPGMGQEFMPSLNEGSFLLMPTTMPHTGVQQNLQYIQTLDRRIQNIPEVELTVGKWGRVNSALDPAPTQMFENTINYIPEYILNEEGHRERFQVNKKGEYELIGGQTYNPESGFRKIPKDSLITDKNGKFFRQWRPEIKKTDDIWQAIVNASHLPGMTSAPKLQPIEARLVMLATGMRAPMGLKISGPDLESIATAGKELETALKGVPSVIPSTVFYDRAIGAPYVEIHLDRNKMARYGITVEDLQEVISSAVGGMTLTTTVEGRERFPVRLRYPRELRDHPEALKKIIIPTGTGTQIPLEEVAHIGYAKGAQMIQSENTFLIGYVIFDKISGKAEVDVVHEADKILKGKIASGELKLPKGVSYKFAGNYEQQEHATKRLMLVIPISLLAILLILYFQFETVTASLIHFSGVFVAFAGGFILLWLYSQPWFMNFSVGGMNMRDLFQMHDINLSIAVWVGFIALFGLATNDGVIMGTYIHDTFIARNPQTKEEVREAVVYAGLKRVRPASMTTATALIALLPVLTSTGKGAEIMVPMAIPTFGGMLIQSMTMFVVPVFQCWWREWAIRKGHPTEK